The following proteins are co-located in the Acidicapsa acidisoli genome:
- a CDS encoding DNA polymerase Y family protein — protein sequence MATASNPVSNTLSAAPAPNVNWLFLDLNSYFASVEQEVRPELRNRPVAVVPSLVNTTCCIAASYEAKARGVKTGTMVKEARELCPEIVFVEGRHELYTEYHKKIVRAVETCIPVTAVRSIDEMVCQLIGRERSLLAAMDLGRRVKEAIRKQVGSTLRCSVGLAPNQYLAKVATDMEKPDGLVALTKDVLKDALATLKLQDLPGVGARMEKRLNDKGINSMADLMAVLERDHGREQTGELWGSVWGERMWHWLNGDDFDMEETEHAKSVGHQHVLAPAFRNPESAWAVAHKLLHKAAMRMRGEKLWTSRIGLTIAFVGKGRIRGSSPFGPSRSESWSAEMRLLECQDNATLIRALHKLWNQRPQGPAYQQPFFLSVVLAGLVPEARHSLTLFDAQDGSEGRQRLAETMDTLNNKYGMSTLAPATMLAAFEAAPTRIAFRSVPELFDHSQKGISGRL from the coding sequence ATGGCCACTGCCTCCAATCCGGTCTCAAATACATTATCGGCAGCTCCCGCGCCAAACGTTAACTGGCTTTTTCTCGATTTGAATTCATACTTCGCCTCCGTGGAGCAGGAAGTTCGCCCGGAGCTTCGGAATCGCCCGGTGGCCGTGGTGCCATCGCTCGTGAATACTACATGCTGCATCGCGGCAAGCTACGAAGCCAAAGCGCGTGGCGTAAAGACCGGAACGATGGTGAAAGAAGCGCGGGAGCTTTGCCCCGAGATCGTCTTTGTGGAGGGCCGCCACGAGCTGTATACCGAGTACCACAAAAAGATCGTAAGGGCTGTGGAAACCTGCATCCCGGTGACTGCCGTCCGCTCGATCGATGAGATGGTCTGTCAGCTCATTGGGCGGGAGCGGTCTTTGCTGGCGGCGATGGACCTGGGGCGGCGGGTCAAAGAGGCCATACGCAAGCAGGTGGGCAGCACGCTGCGCTGCTCCGTAGGACTGGCCCCGAATCAGTACCTTGCCAAGGTTGCCACCGATATGGAAAAGCCGGATGGACTTGTTGCGCTGACCAAAGATGTGCTCAAAGACGCCTTGGCGACCCTGAAGCTCCAGGACCTGCCGGGAGTAGGCGCGCGAATGGAGAAGCGCCTGAACGACAAGGGCATAAATTCTATGGCCGATCTGATGGCAGTTCTGGAAAGGGATCACGGTCGGGAGCAGACCGGCGAGTTGTGGGGATCGGTGTGGGGCGAGCGAATGTGGCACTGGCTGAATGGCGACGATTTCGATATGGAAGAAACCGAACACGCCAAGTCAGTAGGACATCAGCATGTGCTGGCGCCAGCGTTCCGCAATCCGGAAAGCGCATGGGCCGTGGCGCACAAACTACTGCACAAAGCCGCCATGCGCATGCGCGGCGAAAAGCTCTGGACCAGCCGGATCGGATTGACCATCGCATTCGTCGGCAAGGGGCGCATCCGGGGATCTTCGCCATTTGGGCCGAGCCGGTCAGAGAGCTGGTCGGCCGAAATGCGGCTGCTGGAGTGCCAGGACAATGCCACGCTGATCAGGGCGCTGCATAAGCTGTGGAACCAACGGCCACAAGGACCGGCGTATCAACAGCCGTTTTTCCTCAGCGTAGTCCTTGCAGGCCTGGTCCCAGAGGCACGGCATTCGCTGACGCTCTTCGACGCGCAGGATGGCAGCGAAGGGCGGCAGCGGCTTGCCGAGACGATGGATACGCTGAACAACAAGTACGGAATGAGTACGCTGGCTCCGGCGACCATGCTGGCGGCCTTCGAAGCGGCGCCGACGAGGATCGCCTTCCGCTCCGTGCCCGAGCTGTTCGATCACTCACAGAAGGGGATCAGCGGTCGGCTGTAG
- a CDS encoding ribonucleotide-diphosphate reductase subunit beta, whose translation MSTKAPLSILDPGLSLTLRPMRYPVFFDMFKDGIKNTWTVEEVDFSTDLVDLRSKLTPAEIHLIQRLVAFFATGDSIVSNNLVLNLYKHINSPEARLYLSRQLFEEAVHVQFYLTLLDNYVPDPEARAAAFAAVENIPSISKKADFCMKWMDSIQQLDELRTPEEQKQFLLNLVCFAGCIEGLFFFAAFAYVYFLRSRGLLNGLAAGTNWVFRDESCHLEFAFEVVNIVRSQHPGLFDAKLEADIVTMMREAVDCELQFAEDLLSGGVAGLSVREMRQYLEYVADSRVVRLGMEPIFGSRNPFSFMELQDVQELTNFFERRVSAYQVAVAGEVAFHEDF comes from the coding sequence ATGTCTACGAAAGCCCCTTTAAGCATCCTCGATCCCGGCCTGTCGCTCACGCTCAGGCCCATGCGTTATCCCGTCTTCTTTGACATGTTCAAGGACGGCATCAAGAACACCTGGACAGTCGAAGAAGTCGATTTCTCGACCGATCTCGTCGATCTGCGTTCCAAGCTCACCCCGGCGGAGATCCACCTCATCCAACGGCTGGTTGCGTTCTTCGCGACCGGCGATTCGATTGTCTCGAACAATCTCGTCCTCAACCTCTACAAGCACATCAACTCTCCCGAAGCGCGGCTATATCTCTCGCGGCAGCTCTTCGAAGAGGCCGTGCATGTGCAGTTCTACCTGACGCTGCTGGACAACTACGTTCCTGACCCGGAGGCGCGTGCCGCTGCCTTTGCCGCAGTAGAAAACATCCCAAGCATCAGCAAGAAGGCAGATTTCTGCATGAAATGGATGGACTCCATCCAGCAGCTCGATGAGTTGCGCACGCCGGAAGAGCAGAAGCAGTTCCTGCTGAATCTCGTCTGCTTCGCTGGATGCATTGAGGGCCTGTTCTTCTTCGCTGCGTTTGCGTATGTCTACTTCCTGCGCAGCCGAGGTCTGCTGAATGGCCTCGCCGCCGGGACGAACTGGGTCTTCCGCGACGAGAGCTGCCATCTGGAGTTCGCGTTTGAAGTCGTCAACATCGTTCGCAGCCAGCACCCTGGGCTCTTCGATGCAAAGCTTGAAGCCGACATCGTTACGATGATGCGCGAAGCGGTCGATTGCGAGCTGCAGTTTGCCGAAGATCTGCTCTCGGGCGGCGTGGCTGGACTTTCGGTCCGCGAGATGCGCCAGTATCTCGAATATGTGGCTGATTCGCGAGTGGTTCGCCTGGGAATGGAGCCGATCTTCGGGAGCAGGAATCCGTTCAGCTTTATGGAACTTCAGGATGTACAGGAGCTGACGAACTTCTTCGAGCGGCGCGTGTCGGCTTATCAGGTGGCAGTGGCCGGTGAGGTGGCATTCCACGAAGATTTCTGA
- a CDS encoding ribonucleoside-diphosphate reductase subunit alpha — MATIQSTLTDLDPNFPLAEAAPQMQVRKRNGGLEPVDVNKIVRAVERCCHGLPHVDPIRVASKTIGGLFDGASTRELDSISIQTAASLIAEEPEYSRLAARLLLATIAKEVAGQNIYSFSQSIEIGNREGVVSADAAAFVQANARKLNSAIDDRFSDRFEYFGLRTVYDRYLLRHPITRLVTETPQYFFMRVAAGLSTRVNEAVDFYNLLASHDYLPSSPTLFNSGTKHSQMSSCYLIDSPLDSLDSIYDAYKQIALLSKFSGGIGLAFHRIRSEGSLIRATNGLSNGIVPWLRTLDASVAAVNQGGKRKGACCVYLEPWHADVESFLEMRDNTGDQARRTYNLNLANWIPDLFMRRADEDGMWSLFDPKDVPTLTDLYGEAFEKAYIEAETQKLYKRQIKARDLYARMMRTLAETGNGWMVFKDACNVKCNQTGEPGNTVHLSNLCTEITEVTSHQETAVCNLGSINLGRHLTDGKFDFDKLAATVRHAVPMLDRVIDINYYPVSQAAVSNSRWRPVGLGVMGLQDVFFQLRWAFDSPEARELSAKIQEEIYFHALSASCDLAEKNGPHAAFQETRASRGEFQFDLWGITPRDTARWETLRERMKTVGLRNSLLIAIAPTATIASIVGCYECIEPQISNLFKRETLSGEFMQINKYLVTELKQLGLWSEEMRTRIKMAEGSIQKIDEIPDELKLIYRTVWEVPMRSLIDMAADRGAYIDQSQSLNLFSESPNIGRLSSMYMYAWKKGIKTTYYLRSRPATKIAKTTVAVANRAVEQIQAVACSLDNPESCEACQ, encoded by the coding sequence ATGGCCACAATTCAGTCCACACTGACGGACCTCGACCCGAATTTTCCGCTCGCCGAAGCCGCGCCTCAGATGCAAGTCAGAAAGCGGAATGGCGGTCTCGAACCCGTGGACGTCAACAAGATTGTCCGCGCCGTCGAGCGCTGCTGTCATGGCTTGCCCCATGTCGATCCCATCCGCGTAGCCAGCAAGACCATCGGCGGCCTCTTTGACGGCGCAAGCACGCGGGAGCTTGACTCCATTTCAATCCAGACCGCGGCTTCGCTGATCGCCGAGGAGCCGGAGTACTCGCGCCTGGCTGCGCGTTTGCTGCTTGCGACCATTGCGAAGGAAGTTGCTGGCCAGAATATTTATTCGTTTTCGCAGTCGATCGAGATCGGCAACCGCGAGGGCGTGGTCTCTGCCGATGCCGCAGCCTTTGTGCAGGCGAATGCCCGCAAGCTCAACTCTGCCATCGATGACCGCTTTTCGGACCGTTTTGAATACTTCGGCCTGCGCACGGTGTACGACCGCTATCTGCTGCGGCATCCGATTACGCGTCTGGTCACGGAGACTCCGCAGTACTTCTTCATGCGCGTGGCAGCCGGGCTTTCGACGCGGGTGAATGAGGCCGTCGATTTCTACAACTTGCTGGCCTCGCACGATTACCTGCCGAGTTCGCCGACGCTGTTCAACAGCGGCACCAAACATAGTCAAATGTCGAGCTGCTACCTGATCGACTCGCCGTTGGACTCGCTGGACTCGATCTACGACGCCTACAAGCAAATTGCATTGCTGTCGAAGTTCTCGGGCGGTATTGGTCTGGCCTTTCATCGCATTCGCAGCGAGGGGTCGCTGATTCGCGCGACCAATGGATTGTCGAACGGCATCGTGCCGTGGCTGCGCACATTGGATGCTTCGGTCGCCGCCGTCAACCAGGGCGGCAAGCGCAAGGGAGCGTGCTGCGTCTATCTTGAGCCGTGGCATGCCGATGTCGAGTCATTCCTCGAAATGCGCGACAACACTGGCGATCAGGCGCGACGGACCTACAATCTGAATCTTGCGAACTGGATTCCGGACCTGTTCATGCGTCGCGCCGATGAAGACGGGATGTGGTCGCTCTTCGACCCCAAGGATGTGCCGACCCTGACGGATCTTTACGGCGAGGCATTCGAAAAGGCGTACATCGAAGCGGAAACCCAGAAGCTCTACAAACGCCAGATCAAGGCCCGCGATCTGTACGCGCGGATGATGCGGACGCTGGCGGAAACAGGCAATGGGTGGATGGTCTTCAAGGACGCCTGCAACGTGAAGTGCAACCAGACGGGCGAGCCGGGGAACACGGTGCATCTCTCGAATCTATGCACGGAGATCACCGAGGTCACTTCGCATCAGGAGACGGCCGTCTGCAACCTTGGCTCGATCAATCTTGGCCGTCACCTGACGGACGGTAAGTTTGATTTTGACAAGCTCGCGGCGACGGTTCGCCATGCCGTTCCGATGCTGGATCGGGTTATCGATATCAATTACTACCCCGTTTCGCAGGCTGCAGTGTCGAATTCGCGCTGGCGTCCGGTTGGGCTTGGCGTGATGGGACTGCAGGATGTCTTCTTCCAGCTTCGCTGGGCCTTCGATTCGCCGGAAGCGCGTGAGCTTTCCGCCAAGATTCAGGAAGAGATTTACTTCCACGCGCTCTCTGCGTCGTGCGATCTGGCTGAAAAGAATGGTCCTCACGCTGCGTTTCAAGAGACTCGCGCTTCCAGGGGCGAGTTCCAGTTCGACCTGTGGGGCATTACGCCGCGTGACACGGCGCGTTGGGAGACTCTGCGCGAACGGATGAAGACGGTCGGCCTGCGCAACTCGCTGCTGATCGCGATTGCACCGACGGCGACTATTGCATCGATTGTCGGATGCTACGAATGCATCGAGCCGCAGATTTCCAATCTCTTCAAGCGCGAGACGCTCTCCGGCGAGTTCATGCAGATCAACAAGTACCTCGTCACCGAGTTAAAGCAGCTTGGCTTGTGGTCGGAAGAGATGCGCACGCGGATCAAAATGGCAGAAGGGTCGATTCAGAAGATCGACGAAATCCCGGACGAGCTGAAGCTGATCTACCGAACAGTGTGGGAAGTTCCCATGCGTTCGCTTATCGACATGGCTGCCGATCGCGGTGCCTATATCGACCAGAGCCAGTCGCTCAATCTCTTCAGCGAGTCGCCGAATATCGGACGGCTTAGCTCGATGTATATGTACGCGTGGAAGAAGGGGATCAAGACCACTTACTATCTGCGCTCGCGCCCGGCTACCAAGATTGCAAAGACCACGGTTGCTGTCGCCAACCGGGCTGTCGAGCAGATTCAAGCTGTGGCCTGCTCGCTCGATAATCCCGAGTCCTGCGAAGCCTGCCAGTAA
- a CDS encoding RNA polymerase sigma factor, producing the protein MRKLLNWQAQSNLEFEQLVEEHQSMVFSLAWRMTGDRGLAEELAQDVLLELDRNLHKLCSAQHVRFWLRQVTVHRSADALRRKQTKAASLGTDLWVELEERHVLVEPLDMDDASPLGRRIEELLAGLPESQRAALVLRYQEDLTPEEIAVTLKAPVATVKSQLQRGLKLLRMRASQTLKEYVRGT; encoded by the coding sequence ATGAGGAAGCTGTTGAACTGGCAGGCCCAATCCAATCTCGAGTTCGAGCAACTCGTCGAGGAGCACCAGTCGATGGTTTTCTCGCTGGCATGGCGCATGACGGGAGATCGCGGATTGGCCGAGGAGCTGGCCCAGGATGTGCTGCTCGAATTGGACCGCAATCTCCACAAGCTTTGCTCGGCCCAGCACGTCCGCTTCTGGCTGCGGCAGGTGACCGTACACCGTTCCGCGGATGCATTGCGCCGGAAGCAGACTAAGGCCGCAAGTCTGGGTACCGATTTGTGGGTAGAACTGGAGGAGCGGCACGTGCTCGTGGAGCCGCTGGATATGGACGACGCGTCTCCGCTGGGGCGGCGCATCGAAGAACTGCTGGCAGGTCTGCCGGAGTCGCAACGCGCGGCGCTTGTTCTCCGTTACCAGGAAGACCTGACGCCGGAAGAGATTGCAGTAACGTTGAAAGCGCCCGTGGCGACCGTAAAGAGCCAGTTACAGCGCGGCCTGAAACTGCTGCGCATGAGGGCGAGCCAGACGTTGAAGGAGTATGTCCGTGGAACATAG
- a CDS encoding DUF4252 domain-containing protein, whose amino-acid sequence MKRNQVWASLVALGIVVTGSSGVFAQDSLPTASPIEKTLADRATHVTEVTLDKNMLAFAAKFMGKDKDKDKDGDRDDEAVKQMIQNLKGVYVRDYEFDKDHSYTAEELEGLRKYIQGTEWSPMVHERTKGAAEGTDIYLKLVDGQVQGLFVLDAEPKELALVLILGPVDMDKIGSLGGNFGIPKDAVKSVKKAQKEAGK is encoded by the coding sequence ATGAAGCGGAATCAGGTTTGGGCCAGCTTGGTGGCATTGGGAATTGTAGTGACGGGCTCGTCCGGCGTATTTGCACAGGATTCCCTGCCAACAGCGTCGCCGATTGAAAAGACGCTGGCGGATCGCGCCACGCACGTAACGGAAGTGACGTTGGACAAAAACATGCTGGCCTTTGCGGCGAAGTTCATGGGTAAGGACAAGGACAAAGACAAGGATGGCGACAGGGACGACGAGGCCGTCAAGCAGATGATTCAGAACCTCAAGGGCGTCTACGTGCGCGACTACGAGTTCGACAAGGATCACTCCTACACGGCGGAAGAGCTCGAAGGGTTGCGCAAGTATATCCAGGGCACCGAATGGTCGCCGATGGTGCACGAACGAACCAAGGGAGCCGCTGAAGGCACGGACATTTACCTCAAGCTGGTCGACGGACAGGTGCAGGGCTTGTTTGTGCTCGATGCAGAGCCGAAAGAACTGGCTCTTGTGCTGATTCTGGGACCAGTTGATATGGACAAGATCGGCAGCCTTGGCGGTAACTTCGGGATTCCCAAAGACGCCGTGAAGTCGGTCAAGAAAGCACAGAAAGAGGCGGGCAAATGA
- the gluQRS gene encoding tRNA glutamyl-Q(34) synthetase GluQRS — protein MGTQRMPPVFTMQAPLYASGNTSGHALGPGADNPESQAFKGGAEPYRGRLAPSPTGMLHVGHARTFWTAYQRARDAGGTLVMRMDDLDPDRSRSEYAEAAVEDLRWLGIRWQEGPGATGQDKSDKSGNGGPYGPYLQSKRHSLYESAWRKLLRRGFLYPCRCTRKELAALASAPHEGAQINPRTNPEINPEDEPIYPGTCRHLSGETAQLPGPTASRFGPESANWRFRVQDGAVVEFYDQHLGRQRFVAGVDFGDFLVWRRDNVPSYQLACAVDDASMAITEVVRGADLLKSTARQILLLRALGYAAPSWYHCTLVADHNGQRLAKRHDALSLRSLRQRGLTPMNILSADLPVMA, from the coding sequence GTGGGCACACAGCGAATGCCGCCGGTCTTCACCATGCAAGCCCCCTTGTACGCGTCTGGAAACACATCGGGACACGCATTGGGGCCCGGCGCGGACAATCCGGAGTCTCAGGCTTTCAAGGGCGGCGCGGAACCCTATCGTGGCCGTCTCGCGCCCTCGCCGACCGGAATGCTGCACGTAGGCCATGCGCGAACTTTCTGGACCGCCTATCAGCGCGCCCGCGATGCCGGTGGCACGCTTGTCATGCGCATGGACGACCTCGACCCGGACCGCAGCCGCAGCGAGTACGCCGAAGCCGCCGTCGAAGACCTGCGCTGGCTGGGCATCCGCTGGCAGGAGGGTCCGGGCGCAACCGGACAGGACAAATCCGACAAGTCCGGCAATGGCGGACCTTACGGGCCATACCTCCAAAGCAAGCGGCACAGTCTGTACGAGTCGGCCTGGCGCAAGCTGCTTCGCCGAGGTTTTCTCTATCCCTGCCGGTGCACACGCAAGGAACTGGCAGCGCTGGCTTCCGCCCCGCATGAGGGGGCCCAGATCAACCCCAGGACCAATCCCGAGATTAATCCCGAAGACGAGCCGATCTATCCCGGCACCTGCCGCCATTTAAGCGGAGAGACCGCGCAGCTTCCCGGACCAACCGCAAGCCGTTTCGGACCGGAGTCCGCCAACTGGCGCTTCCGCGTGCAGGACGGAGCGGTAGTCGAATTTTACGATCAGCATCTGGGCCGGCAGCGCTTCGTCGCCGGAGTGGACTTCGGTGACTTCCTGGTGTGGCGCAGAGACAATGTCCCCAGCTATCAACTGGCCTGCGCGGTAGACGACGCATCCATGGCGATCACCGAAGTGGTGCGCGGAGCGGATCTGCTCAAATCAACAGCCCGCCAGATCCTGCTGCTTCGTGCGCTGGGCTATGCCGCACCAAGCTGGTATCACTGCACGCTAGTAGCCGACCACAACGGCCAGCGGCTGGCCAAGCGCCACGATGCATTGAGCCTTCGCTCACTGCGACAACGAGGGCTCACGCCAATGAATATTCTTTCGGCCGATCTGCCTGTGATGGCTTAG